The Luteolibacter rhizosphaerae genome window below encodes:
- the purE gene encoding 5-(carboxyamino)imidazole ribonucleotide mutase: MATPLVGIIMGSTSDWPTMEHAARTLEDFGVAWEAEVVSAHRTPDKLYSYATEARGRGLKTIIAGAGGAAHLPGMTAAITDLPVLGVPVESHALKGMDSLLSIVQMPGGIPTATFAIGKAGAINAALFAVAMLAGEDPALLEKLQAFRKKQNETVKAAELPTLG; the protein is encoded by the coding sequence ATGGCAACCCCGCTGGTCGGAATCATCATGGGCAGCACGTCGGATTGGCCGACGATGGAGCATGCGGCACGCACGCTGGAGGACTTCGGCGTGGCGTGGGAGGCGGAGGTGGTGAGCGCCCACCGGACGCCGGACAAGCTCTACTCCTACGCCACGGAAGCCCGCGGGCGGGGCCTGAAGACGATCATCGCCGGTGCAGGCGGGGCAGCCCACCTGCCGGGAATGACCGCCGCGATCACCGACCTGCCGGTGCTGGGCGTGCCGGTGGAGTCCCATGCGCTGAAGGGCATGGATTCGCTGCTTTCGATCGTGCAGATGCCGGGCGGGATTCCGACGGCGACCTTTGCGATCGGCAAGGCCGGGGCGATCAATGCCGCGCTCTTCGCCGTGGCGATGCTGGCGGGTGAGGATCCGGCGCTGCTGGAGAAGCTGCAGGCTTTCCGCAAGAAGCAGAACGAGACGGTGAAGGCTGCGGAGCTGCCCACCCTAGGCTGA
- a CDS encoding homoserine kinase: MLKEAIQEVRVFAPATVANVACGYDVLGFAIDAPGDEVIVRHCDKPGLHITKITGDEGKLPKNPEKNTAGVAALDLLRHLGMTDLGIEMEIHKKMPFGSGLGSSAASAVAGAFAVNRLIGEPLSKKQLLPFAMAGEASADGAWHADNVGPCLLGGIVFIRSNDELDVAQLPAPKNLWAAVVHPDIEVLTKVAREILPKDIPLVNATQQIGNLGGLLCGIIQEDYGLISRSIHDVIAEPRRQKLIPEFYKAKRAALAAGALGFSISGAGPSVFALCEGEETARKVGEAISKVFSAIPLGNQVYVSKINPHGVHVVDEKKPK; encoded by the coding sequence ATGCTGAAGGAAGCCATCCAGGAAGTCCGCGTCTTCGCGCCCGCCACCGTTGCCAATGTCGCCTGCGGCTACGACGTGCTCGGGTTCGCCATCGACGCGCCCGGGGACGAAGTCATCGTCCGTCATTGCGACAAACCCGGCCTGCACATCACCAAGATTACCGGTGACGAAGGCAAGCTCCCCAAGAACCCGGAGAAGAATACCGCCGGCGTGGCAGCGCTCGATCTGCTCCGCCACCTCGGCATGACCGATCTCGGGATCGAGATGGAGATCCACAAGAAGATGCCCTTCGGCTCCGGTCTCGGCTCCTCCGCCGCCTCCGCGGTCGCCGGTGCCTTCGCCGTGAACCGCCTGATCGGCGAGCCGCTATCCAAGAAGCAGCTCCTGCCCTTCGCCATGGCCGGCGAGGCCTCGGCCGACGGCGCATGGCACGCGGATAACGTGGGCCCCTGCCTCCTCGGTGGCATCGTCTTCATCCGCAGCAACGACGAACTCGACGTCGCCCAGCTTCCCGCGCCCAAGAACCTCTGGGCCGCCGTCGTCCATCCGGACATCGAGGTCCTCACCAAGGTCGCCCGCGAGATCTTGCCGAAAGACATCCCGCTCGTGAATGCCACCCAGCAGATTGGCAATCTCGGCGGCTTGCTCTGCGGCATCATCCAGGAAGATTACGGCCTGATCTCCCGCTCGATCCACGACGTCATCGCCGAGCCTCGCCGCCAGAAGCTCATCCCCGAGTTCTACAAGGCCAAGCGTGCCGCCCTCGCCGCCGGTGCCCTCGGCTTCTCGATCTCCGGTGCCGGCCCCAGCGTCTTCGCCCTTTGCGAAGGCGAGGAAACCGCGCGCAAGGTGGGCGAGGCGATCTCCAAGGTCTTCTCCGCCATCCCGCTTGGGAACCAAGTCTACGTCTCGAAGATCAATCCCCACGGCGTGCACGTGGTGGACGAGAAGAAGCCGAAGTAG
- a CDS encoding single-stranded DNA-binding protein, which yields MANLNKVLLLGNLTRDPEVRYTPKGTAVGDLGIAVNRRVNDGNGNWSDEVTFVDVTVWGTNAENAQKYLTKGRGVFIEGRLQMDTWEDKQSGQKRSKLKVVAEVLQFLPDGKGGTPGSGGGGGGGYQQRGGGDPGYQGGGGGGGGNYQRSGPPQGGSPADPGDYRDEEDDIPF from the coding sequence ATGGCCAACCTCAACAAAGTCCTCCTGCTCGGCAATCTGACGCGCGATCCGGAGGTCCGCTATACCCCGAAGGGCACCGCCGTTGGCGACCTCGGCATCGCCGTGAACCGGCGCGTGAACGATGGCAACGGCAACTGGTCGGATGAAGTGACCTTCGTGGACGTGACCGTCTGGGGCACGAACGCGGAGAACGCCCAGAAGTATCTCACCAAGGGCCGCGGTGTCTTCATCGAAGGCCGCTTGCAGATGGATACTTGGGAGGACAAGCAGTCCGGCCAGAAGCGCAGCAAGCTCAAGGTGGTCGCCGAGGTCCTCCAGTTCCTGCCGGATGGCAAGGGCGGCACCCCGGGCAGCGGCGGCGGTGGTGGCGGAGGCTACCAACAGCGCGGCGGTGGTGACCCCGGCTACCAAGGTGGTGGCGGCGGCGGTGGTGGAAACTACCAGCGCTCCGGTCCGCCACAGGGTGGCTCTCCTGCCGATCCCGGCGATTACCGGGACGAAGAGGACGACATCCCGTTTTGA
- the rpsF gene encoding 30S ribosomal protein S6: MSRKYEGLIVLNTKSTEGTSVEELVNAVSKEIEAEGAKLDEVQQIGRRKFAYNSRHLESGHYVNYFFKAEPAAIDRISAKLKLNESVHLQHFQRVA, encoded by the coding sequence ATGAGCAGGAAATACGAAGGACTGATCGTCCTCAACACCAAGTCCACCGAAGGCACCAGCGTCGAAGAACTCGTCAACGCCGTCTCCAAGGAAATCGAAGCCGAAGGCGCCAAGCTCGACGAAGTCCAGCAGATCGGCCGCCGCAAGTTCGCTTACAACTCCCGCCACCTCGAGAGCGGTCACTACGTGAACTACTTCTTCAAGGCCGAGCCGGCTGCGATCGATCGCATCTCCGCCAAGCTCAAGCTGAACGAGAGCGTTCACCTGCAGCACTTCCAGCGCGTCGCTTGA
- the pth gene encoding aminoacyl-tRNA hydrolase, producing MESGTSIELIVGLGNPGRQYEATRHNAGFMVLDRMAAQAGVAFESKPKWQSHLAKLPSSGLLLMKPQCFMNLSGRPVHQILSFHKWHPRQVLVVYDDVALPLGRLRLREKGSAGGHNGIKSLIEHLGGDGFPRLRVGIGGSDPGEMVGHVLGNFREEERELLENTLARAVEAVQLAHSQGVPTAANLYNSNNGTP from the coding sequence TTGGAAAGCGGAACTTCCATCGAGCTCATCGTCGGCCTCGGCAATCCCGGCAGGCAGTACGAAGCCACGCGCCACAATGCCGGCTTTATGGTCCTCGATCGCATGGCCGCCCAAGCCGGCGTCGCTTTCGAGTCGAAGCCGAAATGGCAGAGCCATCTCGCGAAGCTCCCGAGCTCCGGCCTCCTCCTGATGAAGCCGCAGTGCTTCATGAATCTCAGCGGGCGCCCGGTTCACCAGATCCTCTCCTTTCACAAGTGGCACCCCCGCCAGGTTCTGGTGGTTTACGACGATGTCGCCCTACCCCTCGGCAGGCTGCGCCTTCGTGAGAAAGGCAGCGCCGGAGGTCACAACGGGATCAAGTCGCTGATCGAGCATTTGGGCGGCGACGGATTTCCCCGTCTCAGGGTCGGCATCGGCGGCTCGGACCCCGGCGAAATGGTCGGCCACGTCCTAGGAAACTTCAGGGAAGAGGAGCGGGAACTGCTTGAAAACACGCTTGCAAGGGCTGTGGAGGCCGTGCAGCTTGCGCACTCCCAAGGCGTCCCGACCGCCGCCAATCTTTACAACAGTAACAACGGAACACCCTAA
- a CDS encoding 5-(carboxyamino)imidazole ribonucleotide synthase has translation MKSSPVIPPGAVLGILGGGQLGRMFCMEARRMGYRTLVWTGGLEAPAMVVADEAIDSPFDSPEALEQFVSKAAVATVEFENIPRETMEAVAARIALHPSPNAVAICQHREREKNFLKENGIPCAPFAVVASAEELAEALKTIGTPAVLKTAAFGYDGKGQQKLEGGENPAAVWASFGTDRAVLEAFIPFERELSVMVARSGDGSVAAYDPAENRHRHHILDVSIVPARVSAAVAAEAKVIACEVAEALDYRGIMGVEFFHLPDGSLLVNEMAPRPHNSGHHTLDACATSQFEQQVRVICGLPAGSTKLLSPVVMLNLLGDMWPGETEAPDWTPLFADGSAFLHLYGKRRAIGRRKMGHANFLGAEADEGLQRAAAIKASLLEQGRKV, from the coding sequence GTGAAATCATCTCCAGTCATTCCTCCGGGTGCCGTGCTCGGCATCCTTGGCGGCGGCCAGCTCGGCCGGATGTTCTGCATGGAGGCCCGCCGCATGGGCTACCGCACGCTGGTCTGGACCGGCGGTCTGGAAGCCCCGGCCATGGTGGTGGCGGATGAGGCGATCGACTCGCCCTTCGACTCCCCGGAAGCGCTGGAGCAATTCGTGAGCAAGGCGGCGGTGGCGACGGTGGAGTTCGAGAACATCCCGCGCGAAACGATGGAGGCGGTGGCCGCGAGAATCGCGCTGCATCCATCCCCGAACGCGGTGGCGATCTGCCAGCACCGCGAGCGCGAGAAGAATTTCCTGAAGGAGAACGGCATTCCCTGCGCGCCCTTCGCCGTGGTGGCCTCGGCAGAGGAGTTGGCCGAGGCTCTGAAGACGATCGGCACGCCCGCGGTGCTGAAGACCGCAGCCTTCGGTTACGACGGCAAGGGCCAGCAGAAGCTGGAGGGCGGTGAGAATCCTGCCGCCGTGTGGGCATCCTTCGGAACTGATCGTGCGGTGCTGGAGGCCTTCATCCCTTTCGAGCGCGAGCTTTCCGTGATGGTGGCCCGCTCCGGGGACGGCTCGGTGGCGGCGTATGACCCGGCGGAGAACCGGCACCGTCATCACATCCTGGATGTCTCGATCGTGCCGGCGCGCGTGAGTGCGGCGGTGGCGGCCGAGGCCAAGGTGATCGCCTGCGAGGTGGCCGAGGCCCTCGACTACCGCGGGATCATGGGCGTGGAGTTCTTCCACCTGCCGGATGGTTCCCTGCTGGTGAACGAGATGGCACCCCGCCCACACAATTCCGGACACCACACGCTGGATGCCTGCGCGACCTCGCAGTTCGAGCAGCAGGTGCGTGTGATCTGCGGGCTGCCTGCCGGCTCGACCAAGCTGCTTTCCCCGGTGGTGATGCTGAACCTGCTCGGCGACATGTGGCCGGGTGAGACCGAAGCACCGGACTGGACGCCGCTCTTCGCGGACGGCTCCGCCTTCCTGCATCTCTATGGCAAACGTCGCGCCATCGGCCGGCGCAAGATGGGACATGCGAACTTCCTAGGGGCAGAAGCCGACGAAGGGCTGCAGCGGGCTGCGGCCATCAAGGCGAGCCTGCTGGAGCAGGGACGAAAGGTCTAA